From Streptomyces sp. NBC_00775, one genomic window encodes:
- a CDS encoding ABC transporter permease: MTTTQNTEAPAKTATPSAGALGPRVQNAVIKYGFIFVTVTLFAYFGISEPSFRDSATLLDTLRYVSVAAILGLGVTLTMAVGGMDMSVGAVAGLGVTVAAKTMVTYNQVGTVAILAVIAAGALAGLLNALLIVVLKIPDMLATLGTMFVIQGTKLILVDGQSITPGMTQSDGTTAPGRFTEGFLRIDRGTVLGIPVSVLIFGALTVVAWVFLARTRWGRVLYAIGANPEAARLAGIRVGAYRALAYVLSGVLASIGGLILASRIGQGDVSAGTSQLLEAVAVALVGTSVLGRGRPNVWGTALGAVLIGIITTGLTIKGLPYYTQDVVEGTVLILALVFSFTLSKRRTA; encoded by the coding sequence ATGACCACCACCCAGAACACCGAGGCCCCGGCGAAGACGGCGACCCCGTCCGCCGGCGCCCTCGGCCCGCGCGTCCAGAACGCCGTCATCAAGTACGGCTTCATCTTCGTCACCGTCACGCTCTTCGCGTACTTCGGGATCAGCGAGCCGTCCTTCCGCGACTCGGCGACGCTCCTCGACACCCTCCGGTACGTCTCCGTCGCCGCGATCCTCGGCCTCGGCGTCACCCTCACCATGGCCGTCGGCGGAATGGACATGTCCGTCGGCGCCGTCGCCGGACTCGGGGTGACGGTCGCGGCGAAGACGATGGTCACGTACAACCAGGTCGGCACGGTCGCGATCCTCGCCGTCATCGCGGCGGGCGCGCTCGCGGGCCTGCTCAACGCCCTGCTGATCGTCGTCCTGAAGATCCCCGACATGCTCGCCACGCTCGGCACCATGTTCGTGATCCAGGGCACCAAACTCATCCTGGTCGACGGGCAGTCCATCACCCCCGGCATGACGCAGTCCGACGGCACCACCGCGCCCGGCAGGTTCACCGAGGGCTTCCTGCGCATCGACCGCGGCACGGTCCTCGGCATCCCCGTCTCGGTGCTGATCTTCGGCGCGCTGACCGTCGTCGCCTGGGTGTTCCTCGCCCGCACCCGCTGGGGGCGCGTGCTGTACGCGATCGGCGCCAACCCGGAGGCCGCACGGCTGGCCGGCATCCGCGTCGGCGCGTACCGGGCTCTCGCGTACGTCCTCTCCGGCGTCCTCGCCTCCATCGGCGGCCTGATCCTGGCCTCCCGCATCGGGCAGGGAGACGTCTCCGCCGGTACCTCCCAGCTCCTGGAGGCGGTCGCCGTCGCGCTGGTCGGCACGTCGGTGCTCGGCCGCGGCAGGCCCAATGTGTGGGGCACGGCCCTGGGCGCCGTCCTGATCGGCATCATCACCACGGGCCTGACCATCAAGGGACTGCCGTACTACACGCAGGACGTCGTCGAGGGCACGGTCCTCATCCTCGCCCTGGTCTTCAGCTTCACCCTGTCCAAGCGCCGCACCGCATAA
- the mtnK gene encoding S-methyl-5-thioribose kinase, with amino-acid sequence MGYRILETGDVAGYLRERGHWGTDDPVVREVSDGNMNRVFLATSTDGTRSLAVKQALPWVRVAGPSWPMSPERADAEARAYEQVAKVAPDKIPAVLGYDSDNYALVMEDMSDLEVLRTVLNDGAAYGTGTSARIGEFVAQLSFATSDFGMPSAERKALIAASVSPELCKITEDVVLSEPYIEHEHNHWHPGLDDLAASFKADARLRTEVADLRHVFMTSAQALLHGDLHTGSIMVGAREDAPVVRVFDPEFSFVGPIGFDLGLYWANTLVSEERARALGTLADHGDQLRLSWEGFATEFRRLWPSRVDTFFDDAYLDRFLRRVWTESIGFAGAEIVRRIIGFAHLTDLTTLPDPVPASRRALLLGRELIVNGAELTGPDDVRAVVEALTPAA; translated from the coding sequence ATGGGCTACCGCATCCTGGAGACCGGGGACGTCGCCGGCTATCTGCGCGAGCGCGGCCACTGGGGCACGGACGACCCCGTTGTCCGCGAGGTCTCCGACGGCAACATGAACCGCGTCTTCCTCGCCACCTCCACCGACGGCACCCGCAGCCTCGCCGTCAAGCAGGCCCTGCCCTGGGTGCGGGTCGCGGGCCCCTCCTGGCCGATGAGCCCCGAACGCGCCGACGCCGAAGCCCGCGCGTACGAGCAGGTCGCCAAGGTCGCCCCCGACAAGATCCCGGCGGTCCTCGGCTACGACTCGGACAACTACGCCCTCGTCATGGAGGACATGTCCGACCTGGAGGTCCTGCGTACGGTTCTCAACGACGGTGCGGCATACGGCACCGGCACCTCGGCCCGCATCGGCGAGTTCGTGGCCCAGCTGTCCTTCGCGACGAGCGACTTCGGCATGCCGTCGGCCGAACGCAAGGCGCTTATCGCGGCCTCGGTCAGCCCCGAACTGTGCAAGATCACCGAGGACGTGGTGCTGTCCGAGCCGTACATCGAGCACGAGCACAACCACTGGCACCCCGGCCTCGATGACCTGGCAGCCTCCTTCAAGGCGGACGCCCGCCTGCGCACCGAGGTCGCGGACCTCCGGCATGTCTTCATGACCAGCGCGCAGGCCCTGCTCCACGGCGACCTGCACACCGGCAGCATCATGGTCGGCGCACGCGAAGACGCCCCGGTGGTGCGCGTCTTCGACCCCGAGTTCTCCTTCGTCGGCCCGATCGGCTTCGACCTCGGCCTCTACTGGGCCAACACCCTGGTGTCGGAGGAACGAGCGAGGGCCCTGGGCACCCTGGCCGACCACGGTGACCAACTCCGCCTCTCCTGGGAGGGGTTCGCGACCGAGTTCCGCCGCCTGTGGCCGTCCCGCGTCGACACCTTCTTCGACGACGCCTACCTAGACCGGTTCCTGCGCCGTGTCTGGACGGAATCGATCGGCTTCGCCGGCGCGGAGATCGTCCGCCGCATCATCGGCTTCGCCCATCTCACCGACCTGACGACGCTGCCGGACCCGGTGCCCGCCTCGCGCCGGGCACTGCTGCTGGGCCGCGAACTGATCGTCAACGGGGCCGAGTTGACCGGACCCGACGACGTACGCGCCGTCGTGGAGGCGCTCACTCCCGCAGCGTAG
- a CDS encoding LLM class flavin-dependent oxidoreductase produces MPPVPLSVLDLVPISAGSDAPTALRNTVELARAAEEFGYRRYWVAEHHLNPGVASSVPALVIQAVAQATREIRVGSGAVLLGHQTPLSVVEQFGILDALFPGRIDLGLGRSGRPRKAPEASASPEGTFTDEGLYLPPRFTGFGQLLQSPRFRLQLSLLQQPGAEAPAYEEQVADILALLAGTYVDQDGTEARPVPGAGADVDVWILGSSAGESAEVAGARGLPFAANYHVSPASVVEAVTAYRRAFRPSWALAEPYVAVSADVVVGADDDSARRLAAGYAAWVRSIRSGEGAIPFPTPDEAYARQWSDAERELVADRVDTQFVGAVETVIERLRALRRATGADELVITTITHDHADRVRSYELLARAWQKRA; encoded by the coding sequence ATGCCTCCGGTTCCCCTCTCCGTGCTCGATCTCGTGCCCATTTCCGCCGGCTCGGACGCTCCGACCGCGCTGCGCAACACTGTCGAACTGGCCCGCGCGGCAGAGGAGTTCGGCTACCGCCGCTACTGGGTGGCCGAGCATCACCTCAATCCCGGGGTGGCGAGCTCGGTGCCGGCGCTGGTGATCCAGGCCGTGGCACAGGCGACCCGGGAGATCCGGGTCGGCTCGGGCGCCGTCCTGCTCGGCCATCAGACACCGCTGTCGGTCGTGGAGCAGTTCGGGATCCTGGACGCCCTGTTCCCGGGGCGGATCGATCTGGGGCTCGGGCGGTCCGGGCGGCCCAGGAAGGCTCCTGAGGCGTCCGCTTCGCCCGAGGGCACGTTCACGGACGAGGGCTTGTATCTCCCGCCTCGCTTCACCGGCTTCGGGCAGCTTCTCCAATCCCCGCGCTTCCGGCTCCAGTTGAGCCTGTTGCAGCAGCCGGGCGCCGAGGCTCCGGCTTACGAGGAGCAGGTCGCCGACATTCTCGCGCTGCTGGCCGGCACATACGTCGACCAGGACGGCACCGAGGCGCGTCCGGTGCCTGGTGCGGGTGCGGACGTCGACGTGTGGATCCTCGGCAGCAGTGCGGGCGAGAGTGCGGAGGTGGCGGGGGCGCGGGGGCTGCCGTTCGCGGCGAACTATCACGTCTCGCCCGCCTCGGTCGTGGAGGCGGTGACGGCCTACCGCCGGGCGTTCCGGCCGTCCTGGGCGCTGGCGGAGCCCTACGTCGCCGTGTCGGCGGACGTCGTGGTGGGAGCGGATGACGACTCCGCGCGGCGGCTGGCTGCCGGGTACGCGGCGTGGGTGCGCTCCATTCGCAGCGGGGAGGGAGCCATTCCGTTCCCGACGCCCGACGAGGCGTATGCGCGGCAATGGAGCGATGCGGAGCGGGAGTTGGTGGCTGATCGGGTGGATACGCAGTTTGTGGGGGCGGTGGAGACGGTGATCGAGCGGTTGCGGGCGTTGCGGCGGGCGACGGGGGCGGATGAGTTGGTCATCACCACGATTACGCATGATCACGCGGATCGGGTTCGGTCGTACGAGTTGCTGGCGCGGGCCTGGCAGAAGCGGGCCTGA
- a CDS encoding glycerol-3-phosphate dehydrogenase/oxidase, which yields MTSQSTTQTVPALGTHPASGSNPSRAETREQLSKATYDLLVIGGGILGISTAWHAAQSGLRVALVDAGDFAGATSSASSKLLHGGLRYLQTGAVKLVAENHFERRAVSRQVAPHLANPLTFYLPVYKGGPHGAAKLGAGVFAYSALSAFGDGVGHLLSPSKAAQDVPELRTDNLKAVAVYGDDQMNDSRMALMTVRAAVESGAVVLNHAEVTGLRFTKGRVTGADLKDRTNGEEFGVDARLVLNATGPWVDHLRKMEDPNSAPSIRLSKGAHLVLKRTSPWKAALATPIDKYRITFALPWEDMLLLGTTDEEYEGDPGEVAVNEKDIAQILDEAAFSIRDQQLSRDLITYSFAGLRVLPGGPGDTSKAKRETVVTEGRGGMLSVAGGKWTTFRHIGRTVMQKLESLPGHPLGEDFEPISQLPKKLPLPGVANPRAVAHRLLVDGPAPGPRMAADTAKHLATHYGSLAFDIARLANENPELGERVHPDAPEIWAQVVYARDNEWAETPDDVLRRRTTLTIRGLATDEVRGKVQDLLDKK from the coding sequence ATGACCAGTCAGTCCACCACGCAGACCGTGCCTGCCCTCGGTACGCACCCGGCCTCCGGCTCCAACCCGAGCCGCGCCGAGACCCGGGAGCAGCTTTCCAAGGCGACGTACGACCTTCTCGTGATCGGCGGCGGCATCCTGGGCATCTCCACCGCCTGGCACGCCGCGCAGTCCGGTCTGCGGGTGGCCCTGGTCGACGCCGGCGACTTCGCCGGCGCCACCTCTTCCGCCTCCTCCAAGCTTCTCCACGGCGGTCTGCGCTACCTGCAGACCGGCGCGGTGAAGCTGGTGGCGGAGAACCACTTCGAGCGCCGTGCGGTCTCCCGCCAGGTGGCCCCCCACCTGGCGAACCCGCTCACGTTCTACCTCCCCGTGTACAAGGGCGGGCCGCACGGCGCGGCGAAGCTGGGCGCGGGTGTCTTCGCGTACTCGGCCCTGTCGGCCTTCGGTGACGGCGTCGGGCATCTGCTCTCGCCGTCGAAGGCCGCGCAGGACGTGCCCGAGCTGCGCACCGACAACCTGAAGGCCGTCGCGGTCTACGGCGACGACCAGATGAACGACTCCCGGATGGCTCTGATGACGGTCCGCGCGGCCGTCGAGTCCGGCGCCGTCGTCCTCAACCACGCCGAGGTCACCGGCCTGCGCTTCACCAAGGGCCGGGTCACGGGTGCGGACCTCAAGGACCGGACGAACGGCGAGGAGTTCGGCGTCGACGCGCGTCTCGTGCTCAACGCCACCGGCCCCTGGGTCGACCACCTGCGCAAGATGGAGGACCCGAACTCGGCGCCGTCCATCCGTCTGTCGAAGGGCGCGCACCTGGTACTGAAGCGCACGTCGCCGTGGAAGGCCGCGCTGGCGACCCCCATCGACAAGTACCGCATCACCTTCGCCCTCCCCTGGGAGGACATGCTCCTGCTCGGCACCACCGACGAGGAGTACGAGGGCGACCCGGGCGAGGTCGCGGTCAACGAGAAGGACATAGCCCAGATCCTGGACGAGGCCGCGTTCTCGATCCGGGACCAGCAGCTCTCCCGTGACCTGATCACGTACTCCTTCGCCGGTCTGCGCGTGCTGCCCGGCGGCCCCGGCGACACGTCGAAGGCCAAGCGCGAGACGGTCGTCACCGAAGGCCGCGGCGGGATGCTCTCCGTCGCGGGCGGCAAGTGGACCACCTTCCGGCACATCGGCCGTACGGTCATGCAGAAGCTGGAGTCGCTGCCGGGCCACCCGCTGGGCGAGGACTTCGAGCCGATCTCCCAGCTGCCGAAGAAGCTTCCGCTCCCCGGCGTCGCCAACCCGCGCGCGGTCGCCCACCGCCTGCTGGTCGACGGTCCGGCGCCCGGCCCGCGCATGGCGGCGGACACCGCCAAGCACCTGGCCACCCACTACGGTTCGCTGGCCTTCGACATCGCCCGCCTGGCGAACGAGAACCCGGAGCTGGGCGAGCGCGTCCACCCGGACGCCCCGGAGATCTGGGCGCAGGTCGTGTACGCCCGGGACAACGAGTGGGCCGAGACGCCGGACGACGTGCTGCGCCGCCGGACGACGCTGACGATCCGCGGTCTCGCCACGGACGAGGTGCGGGGCAAGGTGCAGGACCTGCTCGACAAGAAGTAG
- the glpK gene encoding glycerol kinase GlpK, translated as MTDAHTAGPFIAAIDQGTTSSRCIVFDRDGRIVSVDQKEHEQIFPKPGWVEHNATEIWTNVEEVVAGAIEKAGITRDDIKAIGITNQRETTLLWDKNTGEPVHNALVWQDTRTDALCKELGRNVGQDRFRRETGLPLASYFAGPKARWLLDNVEGLRERAEAGDILFGTMDTWVIWNLTGGVNGGKHVTDVTNASRTMLMNLHTLEWDDKIAESIGVPLSMLPEIRSSAEVYGEVTGGKLGDLLGGIPVASALGDQQAALFGQTCFSEGEAKSTYGTGTFMLMNTGDKIINSYSGLLTTVGYRIGDQAPVYALEGSIAVTGSLVQWMRDQMGLIKSAAEIETLASSVEDNGGAYFVPAFSGLFAPYWRSDARGVIAGLTRYVTKAHIARAVLEATAWQTREITDAMTKDSGVELAALKVDGGMTSNNLLMQTLADVLDAPVVRPMVAETTCLGAAYAAGLAVGFWSNTEDLRANWRRAAEWTPNMAAETRDREYKSWLKAVERTMGWIEDEE; from the coding sequence GTGACCGACGCACACACCGCCGGCCCCTTCATCGCCGCGATCGACCAGGGCACGACCTCGTCCCGCTGCATCGTCTTCGACCGCGACGGACGCATCGTCTCCGTCGACCAGAAGGAGCACGAGCAGATCTTCCCGAAGCCGGGCTGGGTCGAGCACAACGCCACCGAGATCTGGACCAACGTCGAGGAAGTCGTCGCCGGAGCCATCGAGAAGGCCGGCATCACCCGCGACGACATCAAGGCCATCGGCATCACCAACCAGCGTGAGACCACGCTGCTGTGGGACAAGAACACCGGTGAGCCGGTCCACAACGCCCTCGTCTGGCAGGACACCCGCACCGACGCGCTCTGCAAGGAGCTCGGCCGCAACGTCGGCCAGGACCGCTTCCGCCGCGAGACCGGTCTCCCGCTCGCGTCGTACTTCGCCGGTCCCAAGGCCCGCTGGCTGCTCGACAACGTCGAGGGTCTGCGCGAGCGCGCCGAGGCCGGGGACATCCTCTTCGGCACCATGGACACCTGGGTCATCTGGAACCTGACCGGTGGTGTCAACGGCGGCAAGCACGTCACCGACGTGACCAACGCCTCCCGCACCATGCTGATGAACCTGCACACCCTGGAGTGGGACGACAAGATCGCCGAGTCCATCGGCGTCCCGCTGTCGATGCTGCCGGAGATCCGCTCCTCCGCCGAGGTGTACGGCGAGGTCACCGGCGGCAAGCTCGGCGACCTGCTCGGCGGCATCCCGGTCGCCTCCGCGCTCGGCGACCAGCAGGCGGCCCTGTTCGGCCAGACCTGTTTCTCCGAGGGCGAGGCCAAGTCCACGTACGGCACCGGCACGTTCATGCTGATGAACACCGGTGACAAGATCATCAACTCGTACTCGGGCCTGCTGACCACCGTCGGCTACCGGATCGGCGACCAGGCTCCGGTCTACGCCCTCGAGGGCTCCATCGCCGTCACCGGCTCGCTCGTCCAGTGGATGCGCGACCAGATGGGCCTGATCAAGTCCGCCGCCGAGATCGAGACGCTCGCGTCGTCGGTCGAGGACAACGGCGGCGCCTACTTCGTGCCGGCCTTCTCCGGTCTGTTCGCCCCGTACTGGCGCTCCGACGCCCGCGGTGTGATCGCCGGTCTGACCCGGTACGTCACCAAGGCGCACATCGCGCGCGCCGTCCTGGAGGCCACCGCCTGGCAGACCCGTGAGATCACCGACGCCATGACGAAGGACTCCGGCGTCGAGCTCGCGGCCCTCAAGGTCGACGGCGGCATGACCTCCAACAACCTGCTGATGCAGACCCTGGCCGACGTCCTGGACGCCCCCGTGGTGCGTCCGATGGTCGCCGAGACCACCTGCCTCGGCGCTGCCTACGCCGCCGGTCTCGCCGTCGGCTTCTGGTCCAACACCGAGGACCTGCGCGCCAACTGGCGCCGGGCCGCGGAGTGGACGCCGAACATGGCCGCGGAGACCCGCGACCGTGAGTACAAGAGCTGGCTCAAGGCCGTCGAGCGGACCATGGGCTGGATCGAGGACGAGGAGTAA
- a CDS encoding MIP/aquaporin family protein yields MSSSDIFIGETIGTAVLILLGGGVCAAVTLKASKARNAGWLAITFGWGFAVLTAVYISAPLSGAHLNPAVTLALAIKDNDFSNVATYWGGQLLGAMIGAALVWVAYYGQFLAHLTDKEIVGGPGAQATKVKAVEAQETGAGPVLGIFSTGPEIRNVVQNLATEIIGTVVLVLAILTQGLNDNGNGLGTLGALITSLVVVSIGLSLGGPTGYAINPARDLGPRIVHALLPLPNKGGSDWSYAWIPVVGPLIGGAIAAGIYNVAFA; encoded by the coding sequence GTGTCCAGCTCCGACATCTTCATCGGCGAGACCATCGGTACCGCCGTTCTCATCCTGCTGGGCGGTGGCGTGTGCGCCGCCGTCACGCTGAAGGCCTCCAAGGCGCGCAACGCCGGATGGCTCGCCATCACCTTCGGGTGGGGCTTCGCGGTACTGACCGCGGTCTACATCTCGGCGCCCCTCTCGGGTGCGCACCTCAACCCGGCCGTGACGCTCGCGCTCGCGATCAAGGACAACGACTTCAGCAACGTCGCCACCTACTGGGGCGGACAGCTGCTCGGCGCCATGATCGGTGCCGCACTGGTCTGGGTCGCCTACTACGGCCAGTTCCTCGCCCACCTCACCGACAAGGAGATCGTCGGCGGTCCGGGCGCGCAGGCCACCAAGGTCAAGGCCGTCGAGGCCCAGGAGACCGGCGCCGGCCCCGTGCTCGGCATCTTCTCCACCGGCCCCGAGATCCGGAACGTGGTGCAGAACCTCGCCACCGAGATCATCGGCACCGTCGTCCTGGTCCTCGCGATCCTCACGCAGGGCCTCAACGACAACGGCAACGGCCTGGGCACCCTGGGCGCCCTGATCACCTCCCTCGTGGTGGTCAGCATCGGCCTCTCCCTCGGTGGCCCGACGGGCTACGCGATCAACCCGGCCCGTGACCTCGGTCCGCGCATCGTGCACGCCCTGCTCCCCCTGCCCAACAAGGGCGGTTCCGACTGGAGCTACGCCTGGATACCGGTCGTCGGTCCGCTGATCGGCGGCGCGATCGCCGCAGGCATATACAACGTCGCCTTCGCTTAG
- a CDS encoding IclR family transcriptional regulator → MARNIQSLERAAAMLRLLAGGERQLGLSDIASSLDLAKGTAHGILRTLQQEGFVEQDAVSGRYQLGAELLRLGTTYLDVHELRARALVWTDDLARSSGESVYLGVLHQQGVLIVHHVFRPDDSRQVLEVGAMQPLHSTALGKVLSAYDPVAHSEVLEAERKTFTPRTISELDDFEGVLDLTRARGYADDVEETWTGVASVAAPIHNRRRMPVGAVGITGAVERVCKDGELRPDLIAAVRDCARAVSRDLGAGRF, encoded by the coding sequence ATGGCACGGAACATCCAGTCGCTCGAACGGGCGGCGGCGATGCTGCGCCTGCTCGCGGGCGGCGAGCGGCAGCTCGGCCTGTCGGACATCGCGTCCTCGCTGGACCTGGCCAAAGGCACGGCCCACGGCATCCTGCGCACCCTTCAGCAGGAGGGCTTCGTCGAGCAGGACGCCGTCTCCGGTCGCTATCAGCTGGGCGCCGAGCTGCTCAGGCTGGGCACCACCTACCTGGACGTGCACGAACTGCGGGCGCGCGCCCTGGTGTGGACCGACGACCTGGCCCGCTCCAGCGGCGAGAGCGTCTATCTGGGCGTGCTGCACCAGCAGGGCGTGCTGATCGTGCACCACGTGTTCCGGCCCGACGACAGCCGCCAGGTGCTGGAGGTCGGGGCCATGCAGCCGCTGCACTCCACGGCACTGGGCAAGGTCCTGTCGGCGTACGACCCAGTGGCGCACAGCGAGGTCCTGGAGGCCGAACGCAAGACGTTCACGCCGCGCACCATCAGCGAGCTGGACGATTTCGAGGGCGTGCTCGACCTGACCCGCGCGCGCGGGTACGCGGACGATGTCGAGGAGACCTGGACGGGTGTCGCCTCGGTCGCCGCGCCCATCCACAACCGCCGGCGGATGCCGGTCGGCGCGGTGGGCATCACGGGTGCCGTGGAGCGCGTCTGCAAGGACGGGGAGCTGCGCCCGGACCTGATCGCGGCGGTACGGGACTGTGCCCGCGCGGTGTCGCGGGATCTGGGCGCCGGGCGGTTCTGA